The following are encoded in a window of Bacillus oleivorans genomic DNA:
- a CDS encoding Gfo/Idh/MocA family protein has translation MKIGIMSFAHMHAYSYAHALAQLPEVELTCIFDDDVKRGKDAAAAFNTSHFSDQQIFLEKEMDAVIVCSENARHKEMVLNAAHAKKHILCEKPIATTIEDAEEMIKVCEENGVVLEIAFPVRFSNPIQKLKQIVDSGELGDIIAFRTTNRGQNPGSWFIDSESSGGGAVLDHTVHMVDIMRWYLGKEVKAVYALVDSFFHNVDIDDAGILTLEFENGVIASHDASWSRFAEYPTWGDVKIEVIGTKQTVRVDAFKEHFRKFSSGSKSLSNVFYGNDMDFGLIRDFIECIEQKRPPSITGKDGLKALEVALAAYHSSESKKTVYL, from the coding sequence ATGAAGATTGGAATCATGAGTTTTGCCCATATGCATGCATACAGTTATGCCCATGCATTGGCACAGCTCCCAGAAGTAGAATTAACCTGTATCTTTGATGATGATGTAAAAAGAGGAAAAGATGCAGCTGCTGCCTTTAATACGAGTCATTTTAGCGACCAACAAATATTTCTTGAAAAAGAAATGGATGCCGTGATTGTGTGCAGCGAAAACGCCCGGCATAAGGAAATGGTCCTAAATGCAGCCCATGCAAAAAAACATATCCTTTGTGAGAAACCGATCGCCACCACGATTGAAGACGCGGAAGAAATGATCAAGGTGTGTGAGGAAAATGGGGTTGTATTGGAGATTGCATTCCCTGTACGTTTTAGCAACCCAATCCAAAAGTTGAAGCAAATCGTGGATAGCGGGGAACTTGGAGATATTATAGCCTTTCGGACTACAAACCGCGGTCAAAATCCCGGGAGCTGGTTTATTGATTCGGAGTCATCTGGCGGAGGAGCGGTGTTAGACCATACCGTTCATATGGTCGACATTATGCGCTGGTATTTAGGGAAAGAAGTAAAGGCTGTTTATGCACTGGTCGATTCCTTTTTTCACAATGTCGACATTGATGATGCAGGGATTCTTACACTTGAGTTTGAAAATGGGGTCATTGCTTCTCATGATGCAAGCTGGTCTCGATTTGCGGAATACCCGACATGGGGTGATGTAAAGATTGAAGTCATCGGTACGAAGCAAACCGTAAGAGTGGACGCCTTTAAGGAACATTTTCGTAAATTTTCGAGTGGATCCAAGTCCCTTTCTAATGTTTTTTACGGAAATGATATGGATTTCGGATTGATTCGCGACTTTATCGAATGTATTGAACAAAAAAGACCGCCTTCGATAACTGGGAAGGATGGTTTAAAAGCATTAGAAGTGGCCCTGGCAGCTTATCACTCTAGTGAAAGTAAAAAAACGGTTTATTTATAA
- a CDS encoding acetylxylan esterase: MGRQVGDFSLEALWKYKPELSNKPADFETFWNEQKGRIEKLEIPCVSVDWRDYPTPEIEVADLWLESWDHTPLTGLLVKPKQIKEGPVILHFHGYTGSCGLAIDFLKWVTLGVSIIAFDVRGQGRSPDYGTYQKGSRIPGWMLRGIENPETYYYTNVYRDILYQLRWIRSDGAPIQPSKLGVMGSSQGGGLALSAAGLDGAVDFCISDWPFLAHFERAFEVALSGPYMEIVNYFKWNDPQYDTFKDVFKTLGYIDSMHFCGSIHCPTLMAIGLEDAVTPPSTIFAAYNHLGAGDKKIEVYPQFIHELNSFHDEKKLQFIKRQIKGGIR; the protein is encoded by the coding sequence ATGGGCAGACAGGTCGGCGATTTTTCACTCGAAGCTTTATGGAAGTATAAACCTGAGTTAAGCAACAAACCAGCTGACTTTGAAACGTTCTGGAATGAACAAAAAGGCAGAATCGAAAAACTCGAAATACCCTGCGTAAGCGTCGATTGGCGAGACTATCCGACTCCCGAAATAGAGGTAGCCGATCTGTGGCTGGAAAGCTGGGATCACACGCCATTAACAGGGTTATTAGTCAAACCGAAACAGATTAAAGAAGGTCCTGTGATTCTTCATTTTCATGGATATACCGGAAGCTGCGGCTTAGCGATTGATTTTTTGAAATGGGTGACATTAGGCGTTTCTATTATCGCTTTTGATGTTCGGGGGCAAGGACGCTCACCGGATTATGGAACTTATCAAAAAGGGAGCCGGATTCCAGGCTGGATGCTTCGCGGAATTGAGAATCCAGAAACCTATTACTATACCAATGTATATCGGGACATTCTTTACCAGTTAAGGTGGATCAGGTCAGATGGAGCGCCCATTCAACCAAGCAAGTTAGGCGTGATGGGCTCTTCTCAAGGCGGGGGTCTTGCTCTTAGTGCTGCAGGGTTAGACGGGGCAGTCGATTTTTGCATTTCCGATTGGCCCTTTCTTGCTCATTTTGAACGGGCGTTTGAAGTGGCTCTGTCTGGCCCCTATATGGAAATTGTAAATTACTTTAAATGGAATGATCCCCAATACGATACCTTTAAGGACGTATTTAAGACATTGGGGTATATCGATAGTATGCATTTTTGCGGGTCGATTCATTGTCCGACGTTAATGGCAATCGGATTAGAGGACGCCGTTACCCCTCCTTCTACTATTTTTGCAGCCTATAACCACTTAGGAGCTGGTGATAAGAAAATCGAAGTGTACCCGCAATTCATCCATGAACTGAATTCCTTCCATGATGAAAAGAAACTCCAATTTATCAAACGGCAAATTAAAGGAGGAATACGATGA
- a CDS encoding Gfo/Idh/MocA family protein, translating to MLKVGVIGVGSISQYHIEPYLANQQAELVAFCDSNESRLFEKGKQYGVSQLYSDYRELLKNDEIEAVSICTWNHSHAEIAIAALDAGKHVLVEKPLCVNVDEAFAVQEAVKRSGKILQVGFVRRHGDNAQLLKTFIDQGDLGEIYYAKASCLRRLGNPGGWFSDRSKSGGGPLIDLGVHMIDICWYLMGKPRPVSVSGNTYKKLGNRKNIQNLSFYKAADYNPDLNDVEDLTNALIRFENGASLMVDVSFTLQAKKDELFVKLYGDKGGAEIEPELALVTEKYNTILNVTPQIDSLAFDFNKAFHNEIHHFVECCLEGKEPLAPVADGVEVMKMLQAVYESAEKGKEVYL from the coding sequence TAAAAGTAGGGGTAATTGGGGTAGGCTCGATTTCACAGTATCACATTGAACCTTATCTGGCGAATCAACAGGCAGAGTTAGTGGCTTTTTGTGATAGTAATGAAAGCCGTCTGTTTGAAAAAGGAAAGCAATACGGGGTTAGTCAGCTGTACAGTGACTACCGTGAATTATTAAAAAATGATGAGATTGAAGCTGTCAGTATATGTACTTGGAATCATTCCCATGCTGAAATAGCAATCGCAGCCCTGGATGCGGGGAAGCATGTATTGGTCGAAAAGCCATTATGTGTGAATGTAGACGAGGCATTTGCTGTCCAGGAGGCGGTTAAACGGTCCGGAAAAATCCTGCAGGTGGGGTTTGTCCGCCGCCACGGTGACAATGCACAGCTATTAAAAACATTTATTGACCAGGGAGACCTCGGAGAAATCTATTATGCGAAAGCTTCTTGTCTCAGGAGGTTAGGAAATCCAGGCGGGTGGTTCAGTGACCGCTCAAAATCAGGCGGGGGACCGTTAATCGATTTAGGCGTTCATATGATTGATATTTGCTGGTATTTAATGGGAAAACCGCGTCCTGTTTCCGTAAGCGGCAATACCTATAAAAAATTAGGGAACAGAAAAAATATTCAAAATCTGTCTTTCTATAAAGCGGCAGACTATAACCCCGATTTAAATGATGTAGAGGATTTAACCAATGCGTTAATCCGCTTTGAAAATGGAGCTTCTCTGATGGTCGATGTCAGTTTTACCCTGCAGGCGAAGAAGGATGAGCTCTTCGTCAAGCTTTATGGCGATAAAGGCGGAGCGGAAATCGAACCTGAACTGGCTCTCGTAACAGAAAAATATAATACGATTTTAAACGTGACGCCGCAAATTGATAGTCTAGCCTTTGACTTTAATAAAGCCTTTCATAATGAGATTCATCACTTTGTAGAATGCTGTCTGGAGGGAAAGGAACCGCTTGCTCCAGTTGCTGATGGAGTCGAAGTCATGAAAATGCTTCAGGCAGTCTATGAATCTGCGGAAAAAGGAAAGGAAGTCTATCTTTAA
- a CDS encoding sugar phosphate isomerase/epimerase family protein has protein sequence MKISISMYSLNSAIQKEGWSTVDFIQYAKSIDLDGVELLDFYWKSRGSKDEEIKEVLEVLANYNLQVSAYDVTNNFVKESKEERVAEIAKVIDGIYTAKQLGTHIVRVFCGDLHGDLTYEDGQGWIVDGLRECAKVAEAEEIYLAIENHGLLAGKSKQVKEIIEMVDSPYVKSTFDTGNFLLVHEGPTEAFNYLKDEIIHVHFKDFRKKEPNNPVKGFRSTQGVEVIGVVPGDGEVDLAYIVNGLKADQYNGWLSIEYEGFDDAKEANKEAVQRLKNLLGRG, from the coding sequence ATGAAAATCAGTATAAGTATGTATAGTCTTAATTCAGCCATCCAAAAAGAGGGATGGTCAACAGTTGATTTTATCCAATATGCCAAAAGCATTGACCTGGACGGGGTGGAACTCCTGGATTTTTATTGGAAAAGCCGGGGCAGCAAGGACGAGGAAATAAAGGAAGTTTTAGAGGTGTTAGCCAATTACAATCTTCAAGTTTCGGCTTATGATGTCACGAATAATTTTGTGAAGGAGTCTAAAGAGGAAAGGGTCGCAGAAATTGCCAAAGTGATAGATGGAATTTATACCGCCAAACAATTAGGCACTCATATAGTGCGTGTATTCTGCGGGGATTTGCATGGCGATTTAACTTATGAAGATGGACAGGGCTGGATTGTTGACGGGTTGAGAGAATGTGCAAAAGTTGCTGAAGCTGAGGAAATTTATTTAGCGATCGAAAACCATGGATTGCTCGCCGGGAAAAGCAAGCAAGTAAAAGAAATCATTGAAATGGTTGACAGCCCTTATGTCAAATCAACCTTTGACACTGGTAATTTTCTCTTAGTTCATGAAGGTCCAACCGAGGCTTTTAACTATTTAAAAGACGAGATTATCCATGTGCATTTTAAAGACTTCCGTAAAAAAGAACCTAATAATCCGGTAAAAGGATTCCGTTCGACGCAAGGTGTAGAGGTAATCGGTGTTGTGCCAGGTGATGGCGAGGTTGATCTCGCCTATATAGTAAACGGTTTGAAGGCTGATCAATATAATGGCTGGCTATCGATCGAGTATGAAGGTTTTGACGATGCGAAAGAAGCAAACAAGGAAGCAGTGCAGCGTTTAAAAAATTTATTAGGCAGGGGGTAA
- a CDS encoding FAD-dependent oxidoreductase, giving the protein MHSLDADLIIIGGGLGGIAAALSACNHGLRVILTEETDWIGGQVTAQGVPPDEHPWIEEFGCTRRYRDYRNRVRETYERMMSYEKPNQLLNPGNGWVSKICHDPRVSLHVLQEMLMPYRLTNQLILKRNTKLTGVKRRGRSVQELYFDNSDRPLIASYFIDATETGEFLPLAGMQYVTGAEAKADTGEPHALDSADSNDIQAFTFVLAMEYRENENHVILKPAMYNFWKSFHPPIWPAPLLSFYAPHPITLEKREYTLFPKESGFSLWEYRRIYDQKQFKSPIQAGDITLMNWPQNDYFLGNIYEVSKNEKKKNIYQAKQLSLSLLYWLQTEAPRSDGKKGYPGLSLRTDIFETEDGLAKAPYIRESRRIKAEYTVVEQDVSPDFNQGKTGTLYEDRVGIGSYSIDLHPSMTGRTYVDVKALPYHIPLGALIPKDVDNVLAGCKNIGTTHITNGCYRLHPTEWNIGEACGALAAFCIKNQTNPKAVREDKALLKDFQSILRKDGFELEWPGDFYS; this is encoded by the coding sequence ATGCATAGCTTGGATGCAGATCTCATCATCATAGGCGGCGGTCTTGGCGGAATTGCCGCTGCCTTATCAGCCTGTAACCATGGCTTGCGCGTGATTTTAACAGAGGAAACAGACTGGATTGGGGGCCAGGTTACAGCACAGGGCGTTCCTCCCGATGAACACCCTTGGATTGAGGAATTTGGCTGCACCCGCAGATATCGTGACTATCGCAATAGAGTCAGAGAAACGTATGAGCGGATGATGTCCTATGAAAAACCGAATCAGCTGCTTAATCCGGGAAACGGATGGGTCAGTAAAATCTGCCATGACCCGCGTGTATCGCTCCATGTTTTACAGGAAATGCTAATGCCCTATCGGTTAACCAATCAATTGATTTTGAAACGGAATACCAAGCTTACTGGGGTTAAGAGAAGAGGCAGGTCTGTACAAGAACTCTATTTTGATAACAGCGACCGGCCGCTTATTGCTTCCTACTTCATCGACGCCACTGAAACAGGGGAGTTTTTGCCGTTAGCGGGGATGCAATATGTAACAGGAGCAGAAGCAAAAGCAGATACGGGTGAACCTCATGCTTTAGATTCCGCTGACTCAAACGATATCCAGGCGTTTACCTTTGTGTTGGCAATGGAGTATCGCGAAAATGAGAATCATGTGATTCTGAAACCCGCAATGTATAACTTCTGGAAAAGCTTCCACCCGCCAATTTGGCCAGCTCCATTACTTAGCTTTTATGCACCACATCCGATTACTTTAGAAAAACGGGAATATACATTATTCCCTAAGGAATCTGGATTTTCTTTATGGGAATACCGCCGCATCTATGATCAGAAACAATTTAAATCCCCCATCCAAGCAGGAGACATCACCTTAATGAACTGGCCGCAAAACGATTATTTTTTAGGCAATATCTATGAGGTATCGAAAAACGAAAAGAAAAAGAACATTTACCAGGCGAAACAGCTAAGCCTCTCTCTGCTTTACTGGCTGCAGACAGAAGCGCCGAGGTCCGATGGCAAAAAAGGCTACCCAGGTTTAAGCTTGAGGACTGATATATTTGAAACCGAAGATGGCTTAGCGAAAGCTCCATATATCCGCGAATCAAGACGAATTAAAGCAGAATATACCGTAGTCGAACAGGATGTTTCGCCAGACTTCAATCAGGGAAAAACAGGGACATTGTACGAGGACAGAGTTGGAATCGGGTCGTATAGTATTGATCTTCATCCGAGCATGACCGGGCGCACCTATGTCGATGTTAAAGCTTTACCCTACCATATTCCGCTCGGGGCATTGATTCCGAAAGATGTCGACAATGTATTAGCCGGGTGTAAAAACATCGGCACAACTCATATTACCAATGGCTGCTATCGGCTGCATCCGACTGAATGGAATATTGGCGAAGCGTGTGGCGCTTTAGCTGCGTTTTGCATTAAAAATCAAACCAATCCAAAGGCTGTTCGGGAAGACAAAGCTTTACTGAAAGACTTCCAGAGCATATTGCGTAAAGATGGTTTTGAACTGGAATGGCCAGGTGATTTTTATTCTTAA